In Flavobacteriales bacterium, the genomic stretch AGATTGATAGATAATTTATCTTTAAATGATTAATTTTACCCCATGCAAATTGAAGTTGTAAAATCAAAAATTCATCAAGTTACTGTAACAGGTGCAGACCTTAACTATATTGGAAGTATTACCATTGACGAAACACTAATGGAGGCTTCAAACATTATTGAGGGTGAAAAAGTTCAGATAGTCAACATTAACAATGGTGAGCGACTGGAAACTTACGTTATTAAAGGAGAGCGAAATAAAGGTGAGATCTGTCTAAATGGTCCCGCAGCAAGAAAAGTGCAAAAAGGCGATATCGTTATTATTATTGCTTATGCACTGCTAGACTTCGAAGAAGCTAAAACATTCAGTCCGACTTTAATTTTTCCTAATCCAAACAACACCCTTTAACCTATACAAATGAAAGCTGTAAAGTGGATTAAATATGCTTTTTTTCTTTTTTTAGGTGTTGGGCTTATGTACTTAGCTTTCAAAAACCAAAACCCTAAAACACTACTTTCACAACTTAAAGACGTCAATTATTTATGGGTAGTTTTATCTATGTTTTTTGGCTTTATAGCTATTGTAAGTAGGGCCTTGAGATGGGTGATACTACTTGAGAATCTAAACTTTACTGTTGGAAAACTAAACAGTATTTATGCCGTTGCCATTGGCTATTTCACCAATATTGCCATTCCAAGAGCTGGAGAAATAACACGTTGCACAAGCCTTAACCAAACCGAAGATGTTCCGGTGGATAAGCTTTTTGGAACAATTATTCTTGAAAGAGCCATAGACCTAATCATATTAGTTAGTCTTGTTTTATTAGTTCTAGGCTTAAAATTCGACTTATTTTTAAAGTTTCTATTCACTGTTTTTGAAGGTCAAACAGTAGATTTAGGCTCACTAATTGGAATGGTATTAATCGTTACTGTTGTATTAATAGTTCTATACTTTTTAGTAAAAAAGAGTTTAAAAAAATCGAGTTTTTATCACAAAGTCAAAGACTTTCTTGTAGGAATGAAAGACGGTTTTAAAAGTATCAATGGGCTAAAAAACAAAACAGGCTTCTGGATGCATACACTTATCATTTGGTGGATGTACTTACTTATGACTTATGTGTGTTTCTTTTCTATTGAGGCAA encodes the following:
- a CDS encoding aspartate 1-decarboxylase, translated to MQIEVVKSKIHQVTVTGADLNYIGSITIDETLMEASNIIEGEKVQIVNINNGERLETYVIKGERNKGEICLNGPAARKVQKGDIVIIIAYALLDFEEAKTFSPTLIFPNPNNTL
- a CDS encoding lysylphosphatidylglycerol synthase transmembrane domain-containing protein, with protein sequence MKAVKWIKYAFFLFLGVGLMYLAFKNQNPKTLLSQLKDVNYLWVVLSMFFGFIAIVSRALRWVILLENLNFTVGKLNSIYAVAIGYFTNIAIPRAGEITRCTSLNQTEDVPVDKLFGTIILERAIDLIILVSLVLLVLGLKFDLFLKFLFTVFEGQTVDLGSLIGMVLIVTVVLIVLYFLVKKSLKKSSFYHKVKDFLVGMKDGFKSINGLKNKTGFWMHTLIIWWMYLLMTYVCFFSIEATQLLTLADGLYTMVIGGFGMVAPVQGGIGAYHYIVKVGLMILDISESSALLFATVVHTAQTLMTLSFGGISILMVFLSKRKTKQ